From the genome of Argentina anserina chromosome 4, drPotAnse1.1, whole genome shotgun sequence, one region includes:
- the LOC126791131 gene encoding uncharacterized protein LOC126791131 codes for MGKLLCDSTTVAVTVTEAFQTSSPTVAWRDSPAKSAPPLHEEVEEDQLHAADLVDQSATADDAWGAVVGLEEQQRRHLQRLHSKGVLWKHPEAEGGGSSVVFRLSHGGEVSSDGNCLFTASRKAMKAALEVDARELRRRTVGRFLEDFGSASAEERDVINDVIRHLYAPDLRAGWGIHVIQEVKLLAKKDERVSLDSAIDELLQLGMQRELAAESIYKERCISVCDGPGWAKYMLISGSPDDEYDIITLQYTEEGLLTIDENREGHAAAFGDDIAIECLATEFKREIYVVQAHGSDAMVDEDNCVFFLPHRPRTRICEPPFFLFMKGTGWCGAGADHYEPLIAHPLSFVSQEKVAMVL; via the exons ATGGGGAAGCTTCTCTGTGACTCTACCACCGTCGCCGTCACCGTCACCGAGGCATTCCAGACCTCCTCCCCCACCGTCGCCTGGCGCGACTCTCCGGCCAAGTCGGCGCCGCCGCTCCAtgaggaggtggaggaggatcAATTACACGCCGCCGATCTCGTTGACCAGTCAGCGACGGCGGACGACGCGTGGGGGGCTGTGGTGGGCCTGGAGGAGCAGCAGCGGCGGCACCTCCAGCGGCTTCATTCCAAGGGCGTTCTCTGGAAGCATCCGGAGGCGGAGGGCGGCGGCTCGTCTGTCGTCTTCAGACTCTCGCACGGCGGGGAGGTCTCCTCCGACGGGAACTGCCTCTTCACGGCGTCGCGGAAGGCGATGAAGGCGGCGCTTGAGGTCGACGCGCGGGAGCTGAGGAGGCGGACGGTGGGGAGGTTCCTGGAGGACTTCGGATCTGCGAGCGCGGAGGAGAGGGACGTCATCAACGACGTCATAAGGCATCTCTACGCGCCTGATCTGAGGGCGGGGTGGGGGATACACGTCATTCAGGAGGTCAAGCTTTTGGCCAAGAAGGACGAGCGCGTGAGTCTCGACTCCGCCATTGACGAGCTGCTTCAGCTGGGAATGCAGAG GGAGCTGGCGGCAGAGTCTATTTACAAAGAGAGATGTATCTCAGTGTGTGACGGACCCGGTTGGGCGAAATACATGTTGATCTCTGGTTCGCCAGATGATGAATACGATATCATCACCTTGCAGTACACAGAGGAAGGATTATTAACAATCGATGAAAATAGAGAAGGCCATGCCGCGGCTTTTGGAGATGATATAgcaatcgagtgtcttgcaaCAGAGTTTAAGCGCGAGATATATGTG GTTCAAGCACATGGATCAGATGCAATGGTTGATGAGGACAATTGTGTTTTCTTCCTTCCTCACCGACCAAGGACTCGCATTTGTGAACCGccattctttcttttcatgaAAGGAACAG GTTGGTGTGGGGCTGGAGCGGATCACTATGAACCCTTGATTGCCCATCCCTTGTCTTTTGTTTCCCAGGAGAAGGTCGCTATGGTTCTCTGA
- the LOC126791895 gene encoding uncharacterized protein LOC126791895, translated as MSGVSVAVAPRSEPDKSTTAGSKPQEKPHRLLHQQQQQPAVGGVMGSLRVIELQLVAFIMVFSASGLVPLLDLIFPAFASAYLLVLSRLAFPSHGHVSSGSQEIFQGSKFFRLYVIVGTTVGLFLPLAYVLGGFARGDEHAVRSATPHLFLLSFQILTENIISGLSLFSPPVRALVPLLYTVRRIFVILDWMNDVWLNKTLPANAHVKDVAWFWFGRTLAVANFLYFSLNLFGFLIPRFLPRAFEKYMREREEVHSKTAEDKRSAVLNKSESAPDKKAD; from the exons ATGTCTGGCGTATCGGTTGCTGTGGCTCCCAGGTCGGAGCCTGATAAAAGTACAACTGCTGGATCAAAACCCCAAGAAAAGCCGCATCGCCTGCTTCaccaacagcagcagcagccagCCGTAGGAGGTGTCATGGGGTCATTGCGTGTGATTGAGCTCCAGCTTGTGGCATTCATCATGGTGTTCTCAGCCAGTGGCCTCGTCCCGCTCCTTGATTTGATATTCCCTGCTTTCGCCTCGGCCTATCTCTTAGTACTGTCACGTTTGGCCTTCCCATCCCATGGTCACGTCTCTTCGGGCTCTCAGGAGATTTTCCAAGGAAGCAAATTCTTCAGGCTGTATGTGATTGTGGGAACTACCGTTGGACTATTCTTGCCGTTGGCTTATGTTTTGGGTGGTTTTGCAAGGGGTGATGAGCACGCAGTGCGTTCCGCAACACCTCACTTGTTCTTGCTCTCCTTTCAGATTCTGACCGAAAATATCATAAGTGGCTTGTCACTGTTTTCGCCACCAGTTAGAGCGCTTGTTCCGTTGCTCTACACAGTTAGGAGAATTTTTGTCATCCTTGATTGGATGAATGATGTCTGGCTGAACAAGACTCTTCCTGCAAATGCACATGTGAAG GATGTGGCATGGTTTTGGTTTGGAAGGACCTTGGCTGTGGCCAACTTCTTATATTTCTCCCTCAATTTGTTTGGGTTTTTGATTCCTCGATTTCTTCCGAGGGCCTTTGAGAAGTAcatgagggagagggaggaagTTCATTCCAAGACTGCAGAAGACAAGCGCTCAGCAGTGTTAAATAAATCGGAATCAGCTCCAGATAAGAAGGCTGACTGA